A genomic region of Mesorhizobium sp. NZP2077 contains the following coding sequences:
- a CDS encoding YmdB family metallophosphoesterase: MRLLFLGDMVGKTGRTAVWEQLPGLISDFKLDFVIVNGENAAGGFGITEEIFRETIAAGADVVTTGNHVWDQRDALAFAPREERFLRPSNFPKGTPGRGSGVYISRGGARVLVANIMGRVFMHPELDDPFQAGERELAACPLGEQADAVVIDFHAEATSEKMCFAHFVDGRASLVVGTHTHQPTADHQILNGGTGYLSDAGMCGDYDSSLGMDKEEPLNRFLSKVPKGRFEAATGPATLCGVGVNISDRTGLTEKIAPFRRGPRLEETAPSFWS, encoded by the coding sequence ATGAGACTTCTTTTCCTCGGCGACATGGTTGGCAAGACGGGACGCACGGCGGTTTGGGAACAACTGCCTGGGCTGATCTCGGATTTCAAACTCGATTTCGTTATCGTCAATGGCGAGAATGCTGCCGGCGGCTTCGGCATCACCGAAGAGATCTTCCGCGAGACCATCGCGGCCGGCGCCGATGTTGTCACCACCGGCAACCATGTCTGGGACCAGCGCGACGCGCTCGCCTTCGCGCCGCGCGAAGAGCGTTTTCTGCGCCCCTCCAACTTTCCCAAGGGCACGCCCGGGCGCGGCTCCGGCGTCTACATCTCCAGGGGCGGCGCGCGCGTGCTGGTCGCCAACATCATGGGCCGGGTGTTCATGCACCCCGAACTCGACGATCCGTTCCAGGCCGGCGAGCGCGAGCTCGCCGCCTGTCCGCTCGGCGAACAGGCGGATGCGGTGGTCATCGACTTCCATGCCGAGGCGACCTCGGAAAAGATGTGCTTCGCGCATTTCGTCGATGGCCGCGCCAGTCTCGTCGTCGGCACCCACACCCACCAGCCGACCGCCGACCACCAGATCCTCAATGGCGGTACCGGCTATCTGTCCGATGCCGGCATGTGCGGCGACTACGATTCCTCGCTCGGCATGGACAAGGAGGAGCCGCTCAACCGGTTCCTGTCGAAAGTGCCGAAGGGGCGTTTCGAGGCGGCGACGGGACCGGCGACATTGTGTGGGGTTGGTGTCAATATTTCCGATCGTACCGGCCTAACCGAGAAGATCGCGCCGTTTCGTCGCGGGCCGCGATTAGAAGAAACGGCTCCATCTTTCTGGTCGTGA
- a CDS encoding TerC family protein: protein MQLIEFLAPHFHFVSDPTAWVALLTLVVLEIVLGIDNLIFISILTNKLPEAQRARARRLGISAALVMRLVLLATISIIVQLTTPVFTAFGHGFSWRDLILIAGGLFLVWKATKEIHHTVDPEDHQDTMLGGMLQISLAGAIFQILLLDLVFSIDSIITAVGMTDEIAIMYIAVIVAVTVMMLAAGPLANFIAKNPSIVMLALGFLLMIGMTLIADGMGYHVPKGYIYAVMGFSALVEGLNMLARRRKKAKPGIGH from the coding sequence ATGCAGCTCATTGAGTTTCTGGCGCCGCATTTTCATTTTGTATCCGACCCGACAGCCTGGGTTGCGTTGCTGACGCTGGTGGTGCTTGAGATTGTGCTCGGCATCGACAATCTGATCTTCATCTCGATCCTGACCAACAAGCTGCCGGAAGCGCAGCGGGCCCGCGCCCGCCGGCTCGGCATCTCGGCGGCGCTGGTCATGCGGCTGGTGCTGCTCGCCACCATTTCGATCATCGTCCAGCTGACGACGCCGGTCTTCACCGCCTTCGGCCACGGCTTTTCCTGGCGCGACCTGATCCTGATCGCCGGCGGCCTGTTCCTGGTCTGGAAAGCGACCAAGGAAATCCATCACACGGTCGACCCCGAGGACCACCAGGACACGATGCTGGGCGGGATGCTGCAGATCAGCCTCGCCGGCGCGATCTTCCAGATCCTGCTGCTCGACCTCGTCTTCTCGATCGATTCCATCATCACCGCCGTAGGCATGACCGACGAGATCGCCATCATGTACATCGCCGTGATCGTGGCCGTCACCGTGATGATGCTGGCGGCCGGGCCGCTGGCCAACTTCATCGCCAAGAATCCCAGCATCGTCATGCTGGCGCTGGGCTTCCTGCTGATGATCGGCATGACGCTGATCGCCGACGGCATGGGCTACCACGTGCCCAAGGGCTACATCTATGCGGTGATGGGCTTTTCAGCCCTGGTCGAAGGGCTCAACATGCTGGCGCGTCGGCGCAAGAAGGCGAAGCCAGGCATCGGGCACTAA
- a CDS encoding YebC/PmpR family DNA-binding transcriptional regulator — MAGHSQFKNIMHRKGRQDAVRSKMFSKLAREITVAAKSGTPDPSMNPRLRLAIQNAKAVSMPKDNIQRAINKASMGDAENYEAVRYEGYGPGGVALIVEALTDNRNRSASNVRAAFTKAGGALGETGSVSFMWNRAGEIYYPASVGSADKVMDAAIEAGADDVESDEEGHTIYCAFESMGEVSKALEASLGEAESVKPIWQPQNNVPVDEERAQSLMKLVATLEDDDDVQSVYANFEVDDETMAKLSAA; from the coding sequence ATGGCTGGCCATTCACAGTTCAAGAACATCATGCACCGCAAGGGCCGCCAGGACGCGGTGCGGTCGAAAATGTTTTCCAAGCTGGCGCGAGAAATCACCGTCGCCGCCAAGAGCGGCACGCCCGACCCATCGATGAACCCGCGCCTTCGGCTGGCGATCCAGAACGCCAAGGCGGTGTCGATGCCGAAGGACAACATCCAGCGCGCCATCAACAAGGCGTCGATGGGCGATGCCGAGAATTATGAAGCGGTGCGCTATGAAGGCTATGGGCCGGGCGGCGTGGCGCTGATCGTCGAGGCCCTGACCGACAACCGCAACCGCTCGGCGTCGAATGTACGCGCCGCCTTCACCAAGGCCGGCGGGGCGCTCGGCGAAACCGGCTCCGTGTCGTTCATGTGGAATCGTGCCGGCGAGATCTACTATCCGGCCTCCGTCGGCAGCGCCGACAAGGTCATGGACGCGGCAATCGAGGCCGGCGCCGATGACGTGGAATCTGATGAGGAAGGCCACACGATCTATTGCGCCTTCGAGAGTATGGGCGAAGTGTCGAAGGCGCTGGAAGCCTCGCTTGGTGAGGCCGAATCGGTGAAGCCGATCTGGCAGCCGCAGAACAACGTCCCCGTCGACGAAGAGCGTGCACAATCGCTGATGAAGCTGGTCGCCACGCTCGAAGACGATGACGACGTGCAGAGCGTCTATGCCAATTTCGAGGTCGACGACGAGACCATGGCCAAACTTAGCGCGGCGTGA